In Macadamia integrifolia cultivar HAES 741 chromosome 1, SCU_Mint_v3, whole genome shotgun sequence, a single window of DNA contains:
- the LOC122072634 gene encoding uncharacterized protein LOC122072634: MVYFVSFDVMEPTGDSNSRSRDIASWPSAVSHYMLECILKQYKSGKSGDNGLKKDQFIEIANQLKEKLFTSYDCEQVRNHFRIWKQRLRALCDLQKQSGLGWNASDMRFDAPQHFWNDYRKKEQKYWKEHSVLPIHLEVGVLLRKEMATGNDSTVPSEAATEVMMDVTGTQVEGIGNNDGVDYEPIEEEESVPSTPIGCTSRSRGRPRGSVNSGREKRKKGAAKKVVSPLKSIANSIEKMVLSESQSEFGRAIIDVVDAIPNLNFQQKFKAKEYFMAKKNLPLSSWKQEYKIGEIYLRYDIECIRLCYCEM; this comes from the exons atggtgtattttgttagttttgatgtgatGGAACCAACAGGAGATTCTAATAGTAGGTCACGGGACATTGCTTCATGGCCTAGTGCCGTTTCTCATTACATGTTGGAGTGTATATTGAAGCAGTACAAGAGTGGTAAGAGTGGAGATAATGGACTGAAAAAAGACCAGTTCATTGAAATTGCCAACCaattgaaagagaaattatttACTAGTTATGACTGTGAACAAGTGAGAAACCACTTCCGGATTTggaagcaaaggcttagagcattGTGTGACCTACAGAAGCAaagtggattgggttggaatgcatctgatatgagatttgatgctcctcaacacttctggaatgactatagg aaaaaagaacaaaagtattgGAAGGAACATAGTGTGCTCCCAATTCACCTTGAAGTTGGAGTTTTGCTAAGGAAAGAGATGGCAACTGGGAATGATTCAACAGTCCCCTCTGAAGCTGCCACTGAAGTTATGATGGACGTGACAGGTACTCAGGTTGAGGGAATAGGGAACAATGATGGTGTTGACTATgaacctattgaagaagaagaaagtgttccttccacTCCCATTGGTTGTACCAGTCGTTCTCGAGGAAGACCTCGTGGGTCCGTCAATAGTggtagagaaaagaggaagaagggtgcaGCTAAAAAGGTGGTAAGTCCATTGAAATCAATTGCTAACTCAATCGAAAAGATGGTACTGAGTGAATCTCAGTCTGAATTTGGGAGAGCAATTATAGATGTTGTTGATGCCATTCCAAACCTCAATTTCCAACAAAAGTTTAaggccaaggaatatttcatggcCAAGAAGAATTTGCCATTATCTTCTTGGAAACAAGAGTATAAGATAGGCGAAATCTACTTGAGAT ATGACATCGAATGTATCCGCTTGTGCTATTGCGAAATGTGA